The following proteins are encoded in a genomic region of Micropterus dolomieu isolate WLL.071019.BEF.003 ecotype Adirondacks linkage group LG04, ASM2129224v1, whole genome shotgun sequence:
- the ugt8 gene encoding 2-hydroxyacylsphingosine 1-beta-galactosyltransferase has protein sequence MLLPSSLLLLLGLLAWSPSASWAAKVIVVPPIMFESHLYIFKTLATALRQEGHETHFLISEGREVPPSPHYHLQHYPGIFNSSTADNFLQSKVSNIFSGRLTFLELFDILDHYSQNCDAVVGNAEVMTRLKEAKFDLLLVDPNEMCGFVIAHILGVQYAVFSTGLWYPAEAGAPAPLSYVPEFNSLLTDRMSLVQRITNTAVYLVQRFGVHYIALPKYDRIMKKHGVKPQVAMADLVQGSRLWMLCTDMALEFPRPTLPHVVYIGGILTKPPNPLPQDFEVWVNDTAEHGFVVVSFGAGVKYLSQDIAHKLAGALARLPQRVVWRFSGVPPSNLGNNTKLVNWMPQNDLLGHANTRAFLSHGGLNSIYEAMYHGVPVVGVPLFGDHYDTMTRVAAKGMGIMLHWKYMSEEDLYTALTSVIKEPRYRQQARLLSNIHKDQPGHPVTRAAYWISYILRHHGAKHLRSAVYEVSPYQYFLLDVIFTVGVALALTYFALQRLVRLLRGKKVEDQSRGGGVTRDDGNMANGHCHSESMVNGKHKRNGSLKKLN, from the exons ATGTTGCTACCCTCATCACTACTACTTCTCCTTGGCCTCCTCGCCTGGAGCCCCAGTGCATCATGGGCCGCCAAAGTGATCGTGGTGCCACCCATCATGTTTGAATCACACCTCTACATCTTCAAGACGCTGGCAACGGCTCTGCGCCAGGAGGGCCACGAAACCCATTTTCTAATTTCAGAGGGTCGTGAGGTGCCCCCTTCCCCTCACTACCACTTACAGCACTACCCAGGGATCTTTAACAGTAGCACGGCTGACAATTTCCTCCAGTCCAAAGTCAGTAACATCTTCTCAGGCCGCCTGACATTTCTGGAACTGTTTGACATTCTTGACCACTACTCTCAGAACTGTGATGCTGTCGTTGGCAATGCTGAGGTAATGACCCGCCTCAAGGAGGCCAAGTTTGACCTTCTGCTGGTGGACCCCAATGAGATGTGTGGTTTTGTGATCGCTCATATCCTGGGTGTGCAATATGCTGTGTTCAGCACAGGCCTGTGGTACCCTGCAGAGGCGGGTGCCCCGGCCCCACTTTCATATGTACCCGAATTCAACTCATTGCTGACAGACCGCATGTCTCTGGTCCAGAGGATCACCAACACAGCTGTTTACCTGGTGCAACGCTTTGGAGTCCATTATATTGCATTACCCAAGTATGACCGGATTATGAAGAAACACGGAGTGAAGCCTCAAGTAGCCATGGCTGACTTGGTGCAAGGTAGCCGGTTGTGGATGCTATGCACTGACATGGCTCTGGAGTTCCCCAGGCCCACCCTGCCACATGTGGTGTACATAGGAGGTATCCTTACCAAGCCCCCCAACCCACTGCCACAG GATTTTGAGGTATGGGTGAATGACACAGCAGAGCATGGCTTTGTGGTTGTGTCATTTGGAGCTGGGGTCAAGTACCTTTCCCAGGACATTGCTCACAAACTGGCAGGAGCCCTCGCCAGGTTGCCCCAGCGTGTCGTCTGGAG ATTCTCTGGAGTTCCACCAAGTAACCTTGGCAACAACACCAAACTTGTCAATTGGATGCCTCAGAATGACTTATTAG GCCACGCCAACACAAGGGCCTTCTTGAGCCATGGTGGTCTGAACAGCATCTACGAGGCCATGTATCATGGGGTGCCAGTGGTAGGTGTGCCCCTGTTCGGAGACCACTATGACACCATGACTCGTGTGGCAGCCAAAGGCATGGGTATCATGCTGCACTGGAAGTACATGAGCGAAGAAGACCTCTACACAGCCCTGACCAGCGTCATCAAAGAACCCAG GTATCGGCAGCAAGCGCGTCTTCTCTCCAACATTCACAAAGACCAGCCAGGCCACCCTGTGACCAGGGCCGCCTACTGGATCAGCTACATCCTTCGTCACCACGGTGCCAAACACCTGCGCTCCGCTGTATACGAGGTGTCCCCCTACCAGTACTTCCTGCTGGATGTGATTTTCACTGTGGGGGTTGCCTTGGCTCTGACCTACTTTGCCCTGCAACGGCTGGTACGATTGCTGAGGGGGAAGAAGGTCGAGGACCAGAGCAGAGGGGGCGGCGTCACCAGGGATGATGGTAACATGGCCAATGGACATTGCCATAGCGAGAGCATGGTCAACGGGAAACACAAACGCAATGGCTCcttgaaaaaactaaactaa